From the genome of Virgibacillus proomii, one region includes:
- the dtd gene encoding D-aminoacyl-tRNA deacylase, with the protein MKVVVQRAKEASVSVNGKVIGEIAQGFVVLVGITHDDTEEDAAYLANKIVHLRVFEDEQNKLNLSLKDVGGSILSISQFTLYGDTRKGRRPNFMKAARPDYANDLYVKFNQLLEKEGIFVEKGAFGEMMEVQLINEGPVTLIIDSKEK; encoded by the coding sequence ATGAAAGTAGTAGTCCAACGAGCGAAAGAAGCCAGTGTTTCTGTAAACGGTAAGGTAATTGGAGAAATTGCACAAGGCTTTGTTGTTTTAGTAGGAATCACGCATGACGATACAGAAGAAGATGCAGCCTATTTAGCCAATAAAATTGTCCATTTACGAGTATTTGAAGATGAACAGAACAAACTTAATTTATCTTTAAAAGATGTTGGTGGCAGTATTCTTTCTATTTCTCAATTTACATTGTATGGAGATACGAGAAAAGGAAGAAGACCTAATTTTATGAAAGCTGCTCGTCCAGACTATGCAAATGATTTGTATGTTAAATTTAATCAATTATTAGAAAAAGAAGGTATTTTTGTGGAGAAGGGTGCATTTGGTGAAATGATGGAGGTACAACTAATTAATGAAGGGCCGGTTACATTGATCATTGACAGTAAGGAAAAGTAA
- a CDS encoding replication-associated recombination protein A: MKQKPLAVRMRPEHIDEIIGQEHLVGEGKIIRRMVTAEQLASMILFGPPGTGKTSMAMALAKSLGKPIKLLNAVTDKKKDMEIVVEEAKITGQIVLILDEVHRLDKAKQDFLLPHLENNLIILIGCTTSNPYHSINPAIRSRCHLFELHRLTVDHVKQAISRAMTDSEKGFGDKNIQLSEEALEHFAQSANGDMRAALNGIELAVSSTPEDKNDIIHISLSIAEECMQKKSFSHDKDGDAHYDVLSAFQKSIRGSDVDAALHYLARLIEAGDLDSIARRMIVTAYEDIGLANPQAGPRALAAVQAAERLGFPEARIPLSVAIIELCLSPKSNTAYKALDAALEDVRRGKGGEVPVHLKDSHYSGAKRLGRGVDYLYPHNYEHGWVKQQYLPDSIKNKQYYTPKATGKFEQAMKQVYDKIQKDKKI, translated from the coding sequence ATGAAACAAAAACCACTCGCAGTTCGGATGAGACCGGAGCATATTGATGAAATTATTGGTCAAGAGCATTTAGTTGGTGAAGGGAAAATTATTCGTCGGATGGTAACTGCTGAGCAGTTAGCTTCCATGATTTTATTTGGACCTCCCGGAACTGGAAAAACTTCTATGGCAATGGCACTTGCAAAAAGTCTTGGAAAACCAATAAAATTATTAAATGCAGTGACCGATAAGAAAAAGGATATGGAAATTGTTGTAGAAGAAGCAAAAATTACCGGACAGATCGTACTTATTTTAGATGAGGTTCATCGTCTTGATAAGGCAAAACAAGACTTTTTACTGCCTCATTTAGAAAATAATTTAATAATCCTGATTGGTTGTACAACGAGTAATCCTTACCACTCTATTAACCCGGCTATTCGCAGTAGATGTCATTTATTTGAATTACATCGTTTAACAGTGGATCATGTCAAACAAGCAATCTCCCGTGCAATGACAGATTCAGAAAAAGGGTTTGGCGATAAAAACATCCAGTTATCAGAGGAAGCGTTAGAGCACTTTGCGCAAAGTGCTAATGGAGATATGCGTGCTGCCTTAAATGGGATTGAACTCGCCGTATCTTCCACACCAGAGGATAAAAACGATATCATTCATATTTCTTTATCAATTGCAGAAGAATGTATGCAAAAGAAAAGTTTTTCTCATGATAAAGATGGGGATGCCCACTATGATGTTCTATCTGCTTTCCAAAAGTCAATCCGTGGTAGTGATGTAGATGCAGCACTTCACTATTTAGCAAGATTAATTGAAGCTGGTGATCTAGATAGCATTGCTCGGAGAATGATTGTTACTGCCTATGAAGATATTGGACTTGCAAATCCGCAAGCTGGTCCACGAGCACTGGCCGCAGTTCAAGCTGCAGAGCGGTTAGGTTTTCCTGAGGCTAGAATTCCGCTTAGTGTGGCGATTATCGAATTATGTCTATCACCAAAATCAAACACTGCTTATAAAGCATTGGATGCAGCGTTAGAAGATGTAAGACGCGGGAAAGGTGGAGAAGTTCCTGTTCATTTAAAGGATTCTCACTACAGTGGTGCCAAAAGATTAGGCCGAGGCGTAGACTATTTGTACCCGCATAATTATGAACATGGTTGGGTGAAGCAGCAATACTTGCCAGATTCTATAAAAAACAAACAATACTATACACCTAAAGCTACCGGGAAATTTGAACAAGCTATGAAACAAGTTTATGATAAAATCCAGAAAGATAAAAAGATTTGA
- the cymR gene encoding cysteine metabolism transcriptional regulator CymR codes for MKISTKGRYGLTLMIHLAKCHGKGPTSLKQIAKENNLSEHYLEQLASPLRNSGLIRSIRGAYGGYVLAKEPIDIKAGDIIRVLEGPITPVEGIEDEEPAKQALWLRIRDAVKDVLDTTTLKDLADHNNDEPQDAYMFYI; via the coding sequence ATGAAAATTTCAACGAAAGGGAGATATGGTCTTACTCTTATGATACATTTAGCGAAATGTCATGGCAAAGGACCTACTTCTCTTAAACAAATAGCAAAAGAGAATAATTTATCTGAACATTATTTAGAACAATTAGCATCACCATTACGAAACTCGGGTTTAATTCGGAGTATTCGCGGTGCGTATGGTGGTTATGTATTAGCTAAAGAGCCGATTGATATTAAAGCAGGAGACATTATTCGTGTTTTAGAAGGCCCAATTACTCCTGTTGAAGGGATTGAAGATGAAGAGCCTGCAAAGCAAGCCTTGTGGTTGCGTATTCGTGATGCTGTAAAAGATGTATTAGACACAACAACACTAAAAGATTTAGCTGATCATAATAATGATGAACCTCAAGATGCATATATGTTTTATATTTAA
- the mnmA gene encoding tRNA 2-thiouridine(34) synthase MnmA produces the protein MSNKQDIRVVVGMSGGVDSSVAALLLKQEGYDVVGIFMKNWDDTDEFGVCTATEDFDDVVRVCNQLDIPYYAVNFEKQYWDKVFTYFLDEYKAGRTPNPDVMCNKEIKFKAFLDHALSLGADYVATGHYARVRERNGRYELLRGVDDNKDQTYFLNQLTEDVLSKVMFPLGHMHKSEVRKIAKEHGLATATKKDSTGICFIGERNFKEFLSEYLPAQPGEMQTLNGVIKGHHDGLMYYTIGQRQGLGIGGAGEPWFVVGKNMKENILYVEQGDENEYLYSDALIATDINWIHPDQIEDSFTCTAKFRYRQQDSPVTVTKIDDERVKVTFGERQRAITPGQAVVFYDGEVCLGGGTIDEIFKRDQRLDYVG, from the coding sequence ATGAGTAATAAACAAGATATAAGAGTTGTAGTAGGAATGAGCGGAGGTGTTGACTCTTCTGTTGCTGCCCTTCTTCTAAAACAAGAAGGCTATGATGTGGTTGGCATCTTTATGAAAAATTGGGACGATACAGATGAATTTGGAGTTTGCACGGCAACAGAGGATTTTGATGACGTTGTTCGTGTTTGTAATCAATTAGATATTCCGTATTATGCCGTCAATTTTGAAAAGCAATACTGGGATAAAGTGTTTACGTACTTTTTAGATGAATACAAAGCCGGCAGAACACCAAACCCTGATGTCATGTGCAATAAAGAAATTAAATTTAAAGCTTTCCTTGATCATGCCTTGTCACTAGGAGCAGATTATGTTGCAACCGGGCATTATGCACGGGTGCGTGAGCGAAATGGCCGATATGAACTCTTGCGTGGTGTTGATGATAACAAAGATCAGACATATTTTCTAAACCAATTAACCGAGGATGTTTTAAGTAAAGTGATGTTTCCGCTTGGTCACATGCATAAATCAGAGGTTCGAAAAATTGCAAAAGAGCATGGTCTGGCTACAGCAACTAAAAAAGACAGTACAGGAATATGTTTTATTGGTGAGCGGAACTTTAAAGAATTTCTAAGTGAATATTTACCTGCACAACCGGGCGAAATGCAAACATTGAACGGTGTCATTAAAGGACATCACGATGGATTAATGTATTATACGATTGGTCAACGTCAAGGTCTTGGTATTGGTGGAGCGGGTGAACCATGGTTTGTCGTGGGAAAAAATATGAAAGAAAATATCCTTTATGTGGAGCAAGGTGATGAAAACGAGTATTTATATTCGGATGCATTAATTGCAACAGATATCAATTGGATTCATCCGGACCAGATAGAGGACAGCTTTACGTGTACAGCAAAATTTCGCTATCGTCAACAGGACAGCCCGGTAACTGTCACGAAAATCGATGATGAACGAGTAAAAGTTACGTTTGGAGAAAGGCAGCGTGCTATTACACCAGGACAAGCAGTTGTATTTTATGATGGTGAGGTTTGCCTTGGCGGTGGAACGATAGACGAAATTTTTAAAAGAGATCAGCGACTGGACTATGTAGGTTAA
- the aspS gene encoding aspartate--tRNA ligase, whose translation MSENVRTMAGSLTETDVEKSVLLKGWVQKRRDLGGLIFIDLRDVSGLIQVVFNPDRSLSALEIAETIRSEYVVEVEGKVVKRDAGTVNPNMQTGTIEVVAQSITVLNKAKTPPFSIQDETDVSEDLRLTYRYLDLRRKPLQETFKLRHQITQAVRQYLNDGGFLEMETPILTKSTPEGARDYLVPSRVHRGEFYALPQSPQLFKQLIMMGGFEKYYQIARCFRDEDLRADRQPEFTQIDIETSFLTSDDIMKFTEEMMQYVMKQVKGIDIPLPLKRMPYEEAMARFGSDKPDTRFGMELIHVSEVVKQSNFKVFQGAIEAGGLVALLNVKQQANHYSRKDIDKLTDFVKVYGGKGLAWLKVEGAELKGPIVKFLSEEEKSGLMTAARAEDGDLLLFVADKTNVVYDSLGALRLKLGKELKLMDESAYNFLWVTDWPLLEYDEEEGRYSAAHHPFTSPVEADIDKLDTDPEKVKANAYDLVLNGYELGGGSIRIHKTEVQQKMFQVLGFSKEEADEQFGFLLKALEYGAPPHGGVALGLDRIVMLLAGRTNLRDTILFPKTASASDLLTDAPSEVGSTQLDELGIKLMNDEK comes from the coding sequence ATGAGTGAGAATGTGCGTACAATGGCGGGATCGTTAACAGAGACGGATGTTGAAAAATCAGTGCTATTAAAGGGGTGGGTACAAAAACGCAGAGATTTAGGAGGTTTAATTTTCATTGATCTTCGTGATGTATCTGGCTTGATACAAGTTGTGTTTAATCCAGATCGCTCACTTTCTGCTTTGGAAATCGCTGAGACAATTCGAAGTGAGTATGTGGTGGAGGTTGAGGGGAAAGTCGTGAAGCGAGATGCTGGAACTGTTAATCCGAATATGCAAACAGGTACCATTGAAGTGGTAGCACAATCGATAACCGTTTTAAATAAAGCTAAAACACCGCCATTTTCGATTCAAGATGAAACAGACGTGTCCGAAGATCTAAGATTAACGTATCGATATCTAGATCTGCGTCGCAAGCCATTACAAGAAACATTTAAATTACGCCACCAGATTACACAAGCTGTACGTCAATACTTGAATGATGGTGGATTTTTAGAAATGGAAACACCAATTTTAACGAAAAGCACGCCAGAGGGAGCAAGAGATTATCTTGTACCAAGCCGCGTGCATCGTGGAGAATTTTATGCTTTACCACAGTCACCGCAACTGTTTAAGCAACTAATTATGATGGGCGGCTTTGAAAAATACTATCAAATTGCTCGTTGTTTCCGTGATGAAGATTTACGAGCAGATCGTCAACCTGAATTCACACAAATTGATATTGAAACATCGTTTTTAACTAGTGATGATATTATGAAATTCACTGAAGAAATGATGCAATATGTGATGAAACAAGTAAAAGGAATTGATATTCCACTGCCTCTAAAGAGAATGCCTTATGAGGAAGCAATGGCACGTTTTGGCTCAGACAAGCCGGATACACGCTTTGGCATGGAACTTATCCATGTATCGGAAGTAGTCAAGCAGTCTAATTTCAAAGTGTTTCAAGGCGCAATTGAGGCTGGTGGCCTAGTTGCTTTATTAAATGTCAAACAGCAGGCGAATCATTACTCTCGCAAGGATATTGATAAGCTGACGGACTTTGTGAAAGTATATGGCGGCAAAGGTTTAGCCTGGTTGAAAGTGGAAGGTGCTGAATTGAAAGGACCAATTGTTAAATTTCTTTCCGAAGAAGAAAAATCAGGTTTAATGACTGCCGCTCGAGCAGAGGATGGAGATTTACTGTTGTTTGTCGCTGACAAGACAAATGTTGTGTATGATAGTCTTGGTGCACTTCGTTTGAAGTTAGGAAAAGAATTAAAATTAATGGATGAGTCTGCTTATAACTTCTTATGGGTGACCGATTGGCCGCTGTTAGAGTATGACGAAGAAGAGGGTAGGTATTCTGCTGCCCACCACCCGTTTACTTCACCTGTTGAAGCAGATATTGATAAATTAGATACAGATCCGGAAAAAGTGAAAGCTAACGCCTATGATTTGGTGTTAAATGGCTATGAGCTTGGCGGGGGATCGATTCGTATTCATAAAACAGAGGTGCAACAGAAAATGTTTCAGGTGTTAGGGTTCTCTAAAGAAGAAGCAGACGAGCAGTTTGGTTTCTTGTTAAAGGCGTTAGAATATGGTGCACCTCCACACGGAGGGGTTGCATTAGGTCTGGATCGCATTGTTATGCTGTTAGCAGGCAGAACGAATTTGCGTGATACGATCCTATTTCCAAAAACAGCTTCTGCTTCCGATTTACTGACAGATGCCCCAAGTGAAGTAGGTTCAACACAGCTGGATGAGTTGGGAATTAAACTGATGAATGATGAGAAGTAA
- a CDS encoding N-acetylmuramoyl-L-alanine amidase codes for MKRTKLIIVLPIIIVFMLLITPISHALEGTVTKNRVNIRSGPGTQFSNMEQANKGDRYNVLQRADDWIKVKLNYREGWIAADYIQIHSEQHPETITISNKKTHIRNGPSTDYSINHFADKGSIYNVRSATGDWYEIENKHGRGYIYKQLTKPVSTPSKSSFANKTIVVDAGHGGRDVGAIGATEVFEKDVAYLTAQELKKELEMLGANVKMTRLRDDFVPLNSRISFSNTLNTDVFISLHYNSVPQLPNVTGIEAYYYQERNRSLATYVQAELIKSTGADNRGTSFGDFLVLRQNYKPAILVELGFISNKNQASLLQTTMYQQQLVSGIINGLGKYFANE; via the coding sequence ATGAAAAGGACAAAATTAATCATCGTCTTACCAATTATAATTGTATTTATGCTATTAATTACGCCCATTTCCCATGCATTGGAAGGAACTGTTACCAAAAACAGAGTAAATATTCGCAGTGGTCCAGGAACGCAATTTTCCAACATGGAACAGGCTAATAAAGGAGATAGATACAACGTTTTGCAACGAGCGGATGATTGGATTAAAGTTAAATTAAATTATAGGGAAGGTTGGATTGCGGCGGATTATATACAAATTCATTCGGAACAACATCCAGAAACGATTACCATTTCAAATAAGAAGACACATATACGCAATGGACCATCAACCGATTATTCAATTAATCACTTTGCTGATAAAGGCAGCATATACAATGTTCGAAGCGCTACTGGTGATTGGTATGAAATCGAAAACAAACATGGACGAGGCTATATATATAAACAACTAACCAAGCCAGTAAGCACACCTTCTAAGAGTAGTTTTGCAAATAAAACGATTGTGGTAGATGCTGGACATGGCGGAAGAGATGTTGGGGCGATTGGAGCAACGGAAGTATTTGAAAAAGATGTTGCGTATTTAACTGCACAGGAATTAAAAAAAGAATTGGAAATGTTAGGGGCTAACGTTAAAATGACTAGGTTAAGAGACGACTTTGTTCCACTAAACAGCAGAATCAGCTTTAGTAATACATTAAATACAGACGTATTTATTAGCCTACATTATAATAGTGTTCCGCAACTGCCAAACGTTACTGGAATCGAAGCTTATTATTATCAAGAGCGTAATCGTTCATTAGCAACCTATGTACAAGCTGAATTGATAAAATCAACTGGTGCGGATAATCGCGGAACAAGCTTTGGTGATTTTCTCGTACTTAGACAAAATTATAAGCCTGCTATTTTAGTTGAACTCGGTTTTATATCGAATAAAAACCAAGCTTCCTTGTTGCAGACAACAATGTATCAGCAACAATTGGTTTCTGGTATCATTAACGGTTTGGGTAAATATTTCGCAAATGAGTAA
- a CDS encoding RsfA family transcriptional regulator, with protein MAKVRQDAWSHEDDLLLAETVLRHIREGSTQLNAFEEVGDKLNRTSAACGFRWNAEIRNKYVNAIDLAKRQRKEKKRAMAKANKANKSGLSFSQGETKGNSSHSMPNNDPQLTMDMVISFLKDVKKQTMASHQSLASLEQAEREKEALQKQVDTLNKELEETKQRLTTIQEDYQAFIQIMERARKMTVLEDQGMMPAPAFRMDKNGNLQQLAQGSN; from the coding sequence ATGGCAAAAGTTAGACAAGATGCCTGGTCACATGAGGATGACCTATTATTAGCAGAAACCGTACTACGTCATATTCGCGAAGGTAGTACACAATTGAATGCTTTTGAAGAGGTTGGAGATAAATTGAATCGTACCTCCGCAGCATGTGGATTTCGTTGGAATGCTGAAATTCGTAATAAATACGTAAATGCTATTGATCTTGCAAAACGACAACGAAAAGAAAAGAAACGTGCGATGGCAAAGGCTAATAAAGCGAATAAATCCGGTCTATCCTTCTCTCAAGGAGAAACAAAGGGAAATTCCAGCCACTCTATGCCTAATAATGATCCGCAGCTTACAATGGATATGGTTATTAGTTTCTTAAAAGATGTAAAAAAACAAACAATGGCTTCTCATCAGTCCCTGGCTTCTCTTGAACAGGCTGAGCGGGAAAAAGAAGCACTACAAAAGCAAGTAGATACATTGAATAAAGAATTAGAAGAAACGAAACAAAGATTAACAACGATTCAAGAAGATTACCAAGCATTTATCCAAATCATGGAAAGAGCGCGCAAAATGACGGTTTTAGAAGACCAGGGAATGATGCCTGCACCAGCTTTCCGAATGGACAAAAATGGCAACCTGCAACAATTAGCTCAAGGGTCAAACTAA
- a CDS encoding cysteine desulfurase family protein, whose amino-acid sequence MEQIYLDHAATTPVHPLVLDTIYSVEKEVFGNPSSVHYFGRKARQLLDKARYDLAKSMNAQEKEIIFTSGGTEADNLAILGTARANRHKGNHIITTHQEHHAVLHTVEQLEKEGFDVTYLPIAENGKVSVEAVSKALTDRTILVSIMYVNNETGVIQPIKEISKKLKSHQAYFHTDAVQAFGLIDIDVAALGVDMLTVSSHKVNGPKGVGFLYAKENVKLSSLQFGGEQERRRRAGTENLAGIVGFQKAVELVKKERNERIEKYQGYKQQFLQILQEQNVEFRVNGDLDDSVASIVNISFPKTNVEALLTNFDLEGVAASSGSACTAGSVEPSHVLTAMYGKEHECTTNSIRFSFGLSNTPENVETAALRIAKIVNRLTSNKG is encoded by the coding sequence GTGGAACAAATATATTTAGATCATGCCGCCACAACACCAGTTCATCCTCTTGTCTTGGATACGATTTATTCTGTAGAGAAAGAGGTTTTTGGTAATCCATCAAGTGTCCACTATTTTGGAAGAAAGGCAAGGCAGTTATTGGACAAAGCTAGGTATGATCTGGCTAAAAGTATGAACGCCCAAGAAAAAGAGATTATTTTCACCAGTGGTGGAACAGAAGCTGATAATTTAGCAATACTAGGAACTGCTAGAGCAAATCGTCATAAAGGAAATCATATCATTACAACCCATCAAGAGCATCATGCTGTGCTTCACACTGTAGAGCAATTGGAAAAAGAAGGTTTTGATGTGACATACTTACCAATTGCTGAAAATGGCAAGGTGTCTGTAGAAGCTGTAAGTAAAGCACTTACAGATCGAACCATTCTTGTTTCGATCATGTATGTCAATAATGAAACAGGTGTTATCCAACCAATTAAGGAAATTAGTAAAAAACTAAAATCTCATCAAGCTTATTTTCATACAGATGCAGTTCAAGCATTTGGTCTTATTGATATAGATGTAGCTGCATTGGGAGTCGATATGCTTACCGTTTCATCTCATAAAGTGAACGGTCCAAAAGGTGTTGGCTTTTTATATGCGAAAGAAAATGTAAAGCTTTCTTCCCTCCAGTTTGGTGGTGAGCAAGAACGAAGACGACGTGCAGGCACGGAAAATTTGGCTGGGATTGTTGGCTTTCAAAAGGCAGTAGAACTAGTGAAAAAAGAAAGAAATGAACGAATTGAAAAATATCAAGGCTATAAACAGCAGTTTTTGCAAATACTGCAGGAACAAAACGTGGAGTTTCGTGTAAATGGCGATTTAGATGATTCGGTTGCTTCCATTGTAAATATTAGCTTTCCAAAAACGAATGTAGAAGCGCTGTTAACAAATTTTGATTTAGAAGGTGTCGCAGCTTCTAGTGGAAGTGCTTGTACTGCTGGATCGGTTGAGCCTTCTCACGTATTAACAGCCATGTACGGCAAAGAACATGAATGTACAACCAATTCGATTCGATTTAGCTTTGGCTTAAGCAATACTCCTGAAAATGTAGAAACAGCTGCCTTACGAATAGCGAAAATTGTAAATCGGTTAACAAGCAATAAAGGATGA
- a CDS encoding tetratricopeptide repeat protein, whose product MNTKLQQAITCIEESNFEKAAVLFMEIIEEQPNDPVGYINFGNLLFHMNDMERAQRFFEKAIQLDAHAATAYYGLGNLYYEQSLYKEAQENFQKAIEFGLVEADVYYLLGMTLQQQEHYKLALPYLLRATELAPEDTEILFQYGLSLAQIQLINDAEQIFQKVLAIQKEHSDAYYNLGVIALYREQLEKALHYFDEALRIQPEHVLALNGKKRTTALLNDAK is encoded by the coding sequence ATGAATACTAAGCTACAACAAGCAATCACTTGTATAGAGGAAAGTAATTTTGAAAAAGCTGCTGTATTATTCATGGAAATAATTGAAGAACAACCAAATGATCCGGTTGGCTATATTAACTTTGGTAATTTATTATTCCATATGAATGATATGGAACGAGCACAGCGATTTTTTGAAAAAGCGATTCAACTTGATGCACATGCAGCAACTGCTTATTATGGGTTAGGTAATCTCTATTATGAACAGTCCTTATATAAAGAAGCTCAGGAGAACTTTCAAAAAGCAATTGAATTTGGTTTAGTCGAAGCAGATGTTTACTATTTACTAGGGATGACGCTACAACAGCAGGAGCATTATAAATTAGCACTCCCTTATTTGCTACGAGCTACCGAATTAGCCCCGGAAGATACAGAAATATTATTTCAATATGGGCTAAGTTTGGCACAAATTCAACTTATTAACGATGCGGAGCAAATTTTTCAGAAGGTACTGGCTATACAAAAAGAGCATAGCGACGCATATTATAATTTAGGGGTTATCGCTTTATACAGAGAGCAACTAGAGAAAGCATTGCATTATTTTGACGAAGCATTACGTATTCAACCTGAGCATGTTTTAGCTCTAAACGGTAAAAAAAGAACGACTGCATTACTTAATGATGCGAAGTAA
- the hisS gene encoding histidine--tRNA ligase has translation MNYKAPRGTADVLPEDANKWQFIESTIKQICHRFHYEEIRTPLFEHTEVFQRGVGDSTDIVQKEMYTFQDRGGRSITLRPEGTAPVVRAFVENKLYGLANQPTKLYYFAEMFRYERPQKGRMRQLNQFGVEVLGSADPAVDAEVIDLAMSCYQALGLKSIKLVINSLGDKESRDTHRRALIEHFTPYKGELCSDCQQRLETNPLRVLDCKKDREHPAMQSAPSILDYLNDASQNYFEQVKAYLTLMGIEYEVDKNLVRGLDYYNHTAFEIMSDAEGFGAITTLAGGGRYNGLVEELGGPSTPGIGFGMGLERLLMALKAENQDISIDRSLDTYVVAVGNEAEKEAVCLVHQLRKQGIQADKDYQNRKMKGQLKAADRYQAKYVLILGKNELKDRTIVIKEMATGNQETIALDSVIAVLKEKLLGGKDHE, from the coding sequence ATGAATTATAAGGCGCCGAGAGGTACTGCAGATGTCTTACCAGAAGATGCCAATAAATGGCAATTTATTGAAAGTACAATAAAACAGATTTGCCACCGATTCCATTATGAAGAGATACGGACACCTTTATTCGAGCATACCGAAGTATTTCAACGAGGAGTAGGAGATTCTACAGATATCGTACAAAAGGAAATGTATACATTTCAAGATCGCGGTGGGCGAAGCATTACTTTACGTCCTGAAGGAACGGCTCCCGTCGTTCGAGCATTTGTGGAAAATAAATTATATGGATTAGCCAACCAGCCTACGAAATTATATTATTTTGCTGAAATGTTCAGATATGAACGTCCACAAAAAGGGCGGATGCGACAATTAAATCAATTCGGTGTAGAAGTATTAGGGAGTGCAGACCCAGCCGTTGATGCAGAGGTTATTGATTTAGCGATGAGCTGTTACCAAGCTTTAGGACTAAAGTCGATTAAGTTAGTGATCAATTCCCTTGGGGACAAAGAAAGCCGAGACACACACAGAAGGGCTTTGATTGAACATTTTACTCCATATAAGGGTGAGCTTTGCTCTGATTGTCAACAACGTTTGGAAACTAATCCATTACGTGTGCTTGACTGTAAAAAGGATCGTGAGCATCCAGCCATGCAGTCTGCTCCATCGATACTGGATTATTTAAATGATGCTTCGCAAAATTATTTTGAACAAGTTAAAGCATATTTAACCTTGATGGGAATTGAATATGAAGTAGATAAAAATCTTGTTCGCGGTCTTGATTATTATAATCATACGGCTTTTGAAATTATGAGTGATGCAGAGGGATTTGGTGCGATTACTACCCTTGCCGGTGGTGGTAGATATAATGGGCTTGTTGAAGAACTTGGAGGGCCGAGTACGCCAGGAATTGGATTTGGTATGGGATTGGAAAGATTGCTAATGGCGCTTAAAGCAGAAAACCAAGACATATCAATAGATCGTTCGCTGGATACGTATGTGGTTGCTGTTGGGAATGAAGCGGAAAAAGAAGCAGTTTGTTTAGTACATCAATTAAGAAAGCAAGGAATTCAAGCTGATAAGGACTATCAAAACAGAAAAATGAAGGGACAATTAAAAGCTGCTGATCGGTATCAAGCAAAATACGTATTGATTCTAGGGAAAAATGAATTAAAAGATAGAACAATAGTTATAAAAGAAATGGCAACAGGTAATCAGGAAACCATTGCATTAGATAGTGTAATAGCTGTGTTAAAGGAAAAGCTTTTAGGAGGAAAGGATCATGAGTGA